The DNA window CCTTGAGATCGGGATTGCCCTGCGTCAGCAGCAGCGAGCCATCGGCCTGCGTCGTCAGGCTGGCCGCGCCGGAAAGCTGGCTGACGGCGGGGCGGGTGGTGCTGGTCCACAGGCCTGCGCGGGCCTGCCAAGGGCCATCGCGCCAATCGAGGTACAGGCTGGGCAGCAACGCCAGAAAGCGCGCATGGCCATGGTTCCAGCCATAGGCGATGCCGCCCGTCGGCGTGCCCTGATTGCCCGCCAGCCAGAAGGTGGTGTTCATCACGCTGCTTTCCAGACGCAGACCCGGTTGCAGGGTGAAGGCGCCCCGGCCCAGCACCGCGCGCAGGAAGGCGGAAGCTTTGGTTTCCCGCCCGTCCAGCGTCTGGGCATTGGCCGCATCCAGGGTCAGCGCATCGGGTGTGGCCCTGGCGATCAGCGCGGCCAGCCGCGTGCCCGACACCAGCGGCAGCCCGAAATCATAGACACCGGGCAGGATCGCGGCGATGCTGCCATCGACCAATCCGCTCTGCGCCAGCGTCGTGCCGCCGGGGAAAAGATTGGAATAGGTGACATCGATCTGCCGCCAGCTACGCCTCGCCAGATCCAGCCGCAGGCCGGTTTCCAGCCGGGACAGCAGACCCTGTTCCGGTTTCCAGCCCAGCCTGCCATCGAAACTCCAGTGGCGGTCGCGGCCTTCCTCGTCGCGACGTTCTGCCTGAAGGTGGACGGGGTAGGACAAGGCATTGCCGATCAACGCCTTGTCGGCGGCGTTCAAGCTTGGCTGCGGATAGCCGCCGCCATCGGTGAAGGCTGTGCCTTGCGACAGCAGCGTCGCATTCTCGCCCCAGAAGGAGGTTTCGATATGGTCGGGCCTCGCGGTGACGCCTTGTGTGAAGCCAAGCCGCGCCTGCCAGTCGAACGGTGCCTTGAGGCCCTCCGCACTGCCGATGCGGGCCTGCACCATCGTCAGGCGGCTGTTTTCGGGGTTGGTTTCATACCAGTAATGCGCCCGCGCGGTGGTGCTGGCGATCTGGCTGATGCCGCCGCCCAGATTGGTGAGCGTTTCATCCTCGGCGGAATTGCCGCCCTGAAGCCCCAGTTGATAGATATCCTGACGGGTGCGGCTGACGGCATGCAGCACGCGCAAGGCCGCTTGCAGCCTGTCTCCATGCCATTCCAGCGCGCCATGCCCGGCCAGACTGAACGTGCTGCCCCGCGTGAACTCCAGATTGAGGCCTGTCAGCAGCAAATTGGCGGCAGGATCGATGCCCACAGGCGTGGTTCCGGCGGCGGTGACCTGTTTCAGCTCGACCGTGCCCTGCTGATAGGTCTGCTCGCTGGTGGCAAAGATCCGGCGCGAGGCGGTGACGCCCAGCGCCAGCCCCCATTGCTGCGCCTCGCCGAAACGATGCGTATAGCGCAGTCCGGCCTGCCAGCTCGCTGCGGGTTGGCGATACGCCATGGCCTGTCCGTCGAGATCGCCGCCCAGCGTGATCCTCAGGCCGGGATGACGGTCGGCAAAGGCCGAGGGCGTGGCCAGATCAACCAGCGCGGAGGTGGCATCCCCCGCCTCCTGAGCGCCCGGCGTCAGGGTGATGCGGGCCTTGTCGAAGACCAGCGTGGAGAGCATGCCCAGTTCCGCATCACGCCCGAAAGGCAGGCTTTGCGGCAGATCGACCCCATCGACACGCACCGCCGCAAAGGCTCCGCTGAGGCCGCGAATGGCGAGAAACTGGCCCTCGGCACGCCCGGCGCGGTCGATACCGCCCAGATCGCCCTGAAGATTGGTGGCCAGCACCAGAACGCCGGGCGAGCGGGCGAAAGCCTCGGCCAGATTGCGGGCGGTGGGGCGCTCGGCGGGGGAGAGGACGGCGACATCGGGTGAGGCATTGTGAAAGGGCTCGGCGCCGAAGCTGGTTGCTGTTTCTCGCCCGCTGACCACGATCACCATGGGTGGCAGGGCTGGGCGAGCGGGCTGCGGACGCAAAGAGCCCGCGTGTGGGGCAGCAGGCTTGGCAGCCAACCGCCCCGGTGCGATCACCACCCCATGCGCCTGATGCAGCACCCTGATCGATGTACCGGCCAGCATCTGCTTCAAGGCCTGATCCAGCCCCCTGGCCCGCACCGGGCGCGAGGTCAGCCCGGCCATGCTGCCCGGCAGAAACAGGATGTTGCTGCCGCTCTGGCGGGTCAGTTCCATCAGCGCCGCTTCAAGCGGTCGGGGCGAGATGACGATCTCCCTCACGGGCGCAGGCGAGGCCATGGCGCTGCCCGCCTGCGCGGCCAGCACCACTCCCGTCCACCATGGCCAAGCCCGCATGTCCATCCCCGGCCGCCTAGCGCCGTTCGATGACATATCCCTGACGTTCATGCGCCACGCGCACCGGCATAATCGCCGTCAGCCCGTCCAGAAAAGAGGCGATGTCGGCAATGTCATAGGCGCCGCTCACCGTCTGGCGGGCCAGCGAGGGATCGGCCAGACGCACTCTGGGCGCGCCCTGTTCGGCGAAGCGGTCCAGCGCCTCACCCAGCGGCAGATGATCGAAGACGAGCCGCCCTTGCCGCCAGTCCAGCAGCCCTTGAGCATCCACCGGGGCGATATGCATGCCTTGCCCATCGCGGCGCGCCTGCTCGCCGGGGCGGGGGCTGAGCAAGGGCGTGTCACTCGCCGTATCGCGCAGCTCGACCGCGCCATGGGCCAGCACCACGCTGACCTCGCCCGCATGGCGGTTGCGCACGCCGAACAGTGTGCCGCGATCCACCACGGTGAGATCGCCCGCTGTCACGCGGAAGGGGCGCCATTGATGGACAACATCGAACACCGCCTCGCCCTGCGCCAGCCGCACCGCGCGCGCCAGCGGGGTGATCGCCACCTGCGCCCTGGTTTGCGGCGCCAGCCACAGCCGCGAGCCATCGGGCAGCATGGCAAGGCGCTGCTGCCCTGTGCCGGTGGCCAGATCGAGATCATGGCATCCCGCGCGCCAGCCCAGCGTCGCGGCAATCACCAGCCCGAGCGCCATGCTGCCCGCCGCCAGAGGCCGCCAGAGACGCGCCGCCGCATGGGTTCGCGCGGGCCGGGGCACCGCAACCTGCCCCATCACCGCAGGCGCCGCGGCCCAGGCCTGAGACGCCAGATCGGCCGCGGCGGCATGTTCGGGCCTTTCGCGCAGCCAGCTCAGGAACTCGGCCTTTTCGCTTGCCGACAGGCCCGAGGTGCGGGCCTTGGCCACCCATGCGGCGGCGGCCTCGGTGATCCGGGCCTCCTGCGAAGGCGAGAGATCGGCGCTCATGCCGAGGTCTCCAGCAGGCTGCGGCTCAGCCGGGCGAGGCTGCGTTCGACATGATTGGCCACCTGCCTTGGTTCCAGCCCCAATTGCCGCGCCGCTTCCTTGTGGCTGAGCCCCTCGACACGCACCAGCATAAAGGCGGCGCGCGCCACGGGCGGCAGGGTCTCGATCGCGACGGAGAGCGCGCGCAGCTCGTCACGCGCGATGGCGGTGCGTTCGGGGCAGGCGGCGGCGGGGTCGGTCAAGGTCTGGGCAAGGTCGTCGGTCAGCGTCTGGGCATCCTGCTCGATACGGGTTTTGGCGCGGCGATGCCGGTCTATCCATACGCTAGACGCAGCGCGCAGCAGAAATCCGCGCAGATTATGAATTTTTTTGGGCTCCTGTCCCCCCGCCTGCCCTGCCGCCTGTTCCGCCGAGAGCACGCGCAGATAGACATCCTGCACATAATCCTCGGCATCGCGGCCCGCATCGATGCGGCGCTGGAAATAGCGCTTCAGCGTCGGGCGATGGGCCTCCAGACTGTCCTCCGGGAGATCGTCAGGCATCATGGATGGCACGATCTGGCCAAGGCTGTTCATGATGCTGCCCTCTGGGGGCTCTCCAAGGATGGGCGCTGCGGCGGATGGTGGGGCGCGGGTTCTTAGGGAGCATTTGGTGACGAGTTGATGACAAAAAATTTTGTTTTTGCCGCCCCGGAATCTCCGCCTCCCCTGCGTCCTTCGCCTTCGAGCGGCCAATGGTGTGCCGCCAACTGGAGGCTGACATGCATCTCTCTCTTCGTCCGGGCTGGCTGGCCGGGGTGGCCACTCTGGCGTTGACCACCCCTGCTTTCGCGGCGGCGCCTGTGGCCGGCTCCCCGGCTGCCGAACCGGCAGCGGCAAACGCGACCGACAACAGCGCCGATCAGGCCGACAGCATCGTCGTGCTGGCCAAGCGCGCCGATGCCGCCTCGCTGGAGTTCCGCTCCTCCGTGCCGGTGGCGGCGCTCTCGCAGGAGGATCTGCAGCACACCGCCGTCCACAATGTGGCCGAGGCGCTGGGGCTGCTGCCCGGCGTCAATGTGATGAACACGGGGTCGTCCTATTTCGGCGGCGTCGATGGCGCCTCGCGCGGGGAAGGCATGTTCGTGGGCATCCGCGGGCTCAATTCCGAATATAACGTCAATCTGATCAATGGTGTGAATGTGGCGCAGGGCATGCCCTACAGCCGTCAGGTGCAGTTGAGCCTGCTGCCGCCCTCGGGCCTGAACACCATCGTCGTCGAAAAGGCCTCCACCGCCGAGATGAGCGGCGATGCCATCGGCGGCACGGTGGATTTCCGCACGCCCAACGCCTTCGATTTCGCCAAGCCCTTCCATATGTCGGTGGCGCTGTCCGGGCGGATGGAAACGCGCGATCAGGATTACGGCAATGCCGGGCTCGGCGGGGGTTTCAATGCCGACATCGCCAAGCGCTTTGGCGATGAGGGCCAGTTCGGCGTCTATGTCTCGGGCTATTACGACCTGCGCCATTTCACCAACAGCGAACTGGGCGGCGTGATGGCCGCGCAGAATGATGGCGGCTGGGGCTATCTGCTGGCCGGGGATTCCAGCGGCAAGACTTCTGCGGCCGGGCTCAACCCGCAGCACAACATCACCCAGACCGGCATCGATTTCGGCTCATCGAGCGGCTACACTACGCGCTGGGGCACCAATGCCAGCTTCGACTGGCACCCGGACGACACCACGCAGGTCTATCTGCGCGGCACCTGGGCCTCGGCCAAGACCGAGCAGGATTCCACGCTGGCCGAATATGTCTCCGACAGCAAATCGTGGAAGCAGGTGCCGGGCACCAGCAATTACCTGCTCTCGGTCAACACCATCTCGCCGCGCGTGTGGTATGAAACCAACCCGGAACTCGCCAGCCTGGGCACCGCCGCGCTGGGCCTGCGCAAGCAGATGGGCACATGGACCGTCTCGCCCCAGCTTTTCTACTCCGAAGGCCATAATGACCGGCCCGACCATATCGAGGCCTCCGAACGCCTGAACCAGCAGGACAATTACAACAACGGCCAGAGCCTGCCGCTGGGCGGCCAGTCGATCACCTACATCAACGGCCTGCCTCAGCCGGTGCTGACCAGCGCGATCAGCAACGCGATGAACAATGCCAACACGGTGCAACTGGCGCGCGGCGCGGGTCAGCTCACCTCGGAATACAGCGGCCAGACGAAATATGGCGGCCGCGTGGATGTCTCGCGCGATATCGACAATTCGGTGCTGCAGCAGATCCGCTTCGGCGGCAATTACGCGATCAGCCATCGCCTCTTCACCGAAGTGGACTGGAGCAACGGCAAATTCGCCAATCTGATCGGCCATGGCGGCGAGACATGGCAGTCGCTGGGGCTCTCCAACAGCTATTACAGCCAGGCCTTCCCCGGCGTGTACAACATCCGCCTGCCCAAGGTGAACCAAGCCGCGCTGTTCAACTATTTCTACCAGTACAAGAACGACAGCAGCCTCGACACCTGCGGCGGCACCACCACCGACAACCTCAACTGCGACACGATGCGCGGCAGCGAGGCCGTCAGCGCCTTCTACCTCACCGGCACGCTGAAAAGCGGCAATCTGGAGGTCATCCCCGGCCTGCGTTACGAGCATACCGCCATCCACAACACCTATTGGCTGATGGGCGACGGCAACAGCGTGCAGAGCGGCTGGGGCAACAACAGCACCCATTACAATGAGTGGCTGCCCAGCCTTTTCGCCAATTACCGCCCCAATTCCAACGCCGTCTATCGCGCCGACCTGTGGTGGAGCTACACCCGCCCGGCCTTCGTCCAGCTTGGCGGCGGCGCGACGGTCAGCGTGGGCGATACGGTGACGACGATCACCCAGGGCAACCCCAACCTCAAGCCCATTCAGGCGATGAATGTCGATGCCTCGGGCGAGTGGAAGTTCGGCCGCGAGACCCAGTTGATGAGCGGCTTCTACTACAAGCATCTGCGCAACTACATGTATGACAATGGCAGCGGCTACATCAACAGCGGCACGCTGGCCGAGAACACCACGATCTATCAGACGCCGCAGAACGGCGGTTCGGGCGATATCTATGGTCTGGAGGCGCAGTTGCGCACCCGCTTCACCGGCCTGCCCGAATGGATGGGCAAGCTGGGCGTCAACATCAACGGCACCCGCCAGTGGACCAGCGTGGACATCGGCGCGGGCGTGATGAAGCAGGTGCAGAATGCTCCGGCATGGCTCGCCAATGCCCAGCTCTTCTGGGAGAAGGGCCCGGCCGAGGTCGACATCAGCTTCAAATATCGCGGCGAATATGTCTCGCAATATGCGGCGCTGGGCATCGGCACCTGGGACGATCTCTGGGTGCGCCCGCTCAAGACGGTGGACGCGCATGTCGGCTATCAGTTGCAGCGCAATGTGCGCGCCGATTTCTCGGTGGCGAACATCTTCGGGGCCTACAGCTACTGGTCGCATGTCGGCCATGACACGGCGGCTCTTTCCGATGTGGTCGATTCCGGGCGCACCCTGCTGCTGACGCTGAAGTGGAGCCTCTGATCTGTCACCTTCCGGGGCCATGGCACTGCGCCGTGGCCCCCTTTACCCTTATATGCCCCGGAGTTTTGTGATGATCGCCCAGCCTTTCGTGCGCCGCCTGCGCCTTCTCGGCCTGACGCTGGCCATCAGTCTGCAGGCCGCCCTGCCGGCGCAAGCGCGCCCCACCACAGAGCGGATCGAAAGGCTGGTCCTGCTCTACCGCCATGGCGTGCGCGCGCCCTTGCCCGGTGAGGCCGGGCTGGCCGATCTCGCCCCGGCCCCCATGGCGCAGTGGTCCACCGCGCCGACCCTGCTCACCCCGCATGGCGCGCAGGCGCTGACCCTGCTGGCGCGCTGGCAGGCCGGGCAATGGCGCCACCTTGGCCTGTTGCCCGCCCATGGCTGCCCGAGCCCGCACGATCTCACCATCCACGCCAATGCTACTGAGCGCACCATCGCCAGCGCTCATGCTCTGGCCGAGGGCTTTGCCCCCGGTTGCAACCTGCCCGTGGAGCATAAGCCTTTGGGCCAGCACGATGCCCTGTTCGAACCGATGGAAGCCGGCACCGCCACCGTCGATGGCCGGCAGGCCGCCGAGGATGTCAACCGCTACACCGGCGGCGCCCCCGCCATGGCCGCGCGGCAAACCCCGGCTCTATCCACGATGGAGCGCGTTCTGGGCTGCGACAGGACACCTGCCCCCTGCCATCTCGCCACCATGCCCGGCGCCATCGCCAGCAGCGCCGATGGCCATGGCCTGTCGCTGACCGGGCCGATCGACAAGGGCTCGGGCACGGCGCAGGTCTTTCTGCTGGAGTATATGGAAGGCATGCCAATGGAGCATGTCGGCTGGGGGCGGACGACGCCTCAGGCGATTGCCCTGATGAGCCCGCTGCATGCCGCGCTTTTCGATGTCTTCGACCGCTCGCCCTATATGGCCCGGCGCAGCGGCGGAGAGCTGGCGCGTCAGGCCCTGACCGCCCTGTTCGCCCCCGACCAGCCCCGCCTGACCCTGCTGGTCGGCCATGACAACAACATCGCCGCGCTGACCTCGCTGCTGGGCGCCTCCTTCCGCGTGCCGGGTCTGGGCCGCAACGATCCCCCGCCCGGTGGCGCTCTGCAACTGGCGCTGGTGAAGCACGGCGACGGCAGCACCAGCGTCAAGGCCTCTTACGTGGCCGCGACACCCGATCAGGTCCGCCATCTGACCCATTTCAACCGCCGGCAGCGCCCCTATGAGCAGGCGTTGAAACTGGGCCTCTGCCCCCAGCCCGCCTGCCCCGCGCAAACCTTCCGCCAGCGCCTGACCGCGCGCCTGTTGCCCTCTGTCACAAACCGCTGATACGCCGGGCCAATCAGGAGAATCATCAATGATCGACCGCCGAGCCCTGCTGCGCCAATCCCTGCAAGGGGCGGCCTTCGCCTCCCTGCCTGCCGGGCTCGCCCCCATTCTGGCGCGGGCGGCCAGCGTCGCGCCAGACCGGCGCACCGGCACGATTGGCGATGTCGCCCATATCGTCGTGCTGATGCAGGAAAATCGCGGCTTCGACCATTATTTCGGCACCATGCCGGGCGTGCGCGGCTTTGGTGACCGCTTCCCCATCCCGCTCCCTGCCGACCCGGACGGCACACCCCGCACCGTGTGGGACCAGCGCGACGCCGCCGCCAGTCCGCCGCGCCGCATGCGCCCCTTCCCGCTCTCCACGCAGCAGGATTTCGACCTGATGCGCATGCTGGGAACCCCGCACACCTGGTCCAACGCTCAGGCCGCGTGGGACAATGGCCGCATGGCGCATTGGCCAGAGGCCAAGACCCAGCGCGCCATGGCCTATTACCAACAGGCCGACATTCCCTTCCAATGGGCGATGGCCGACGCCTTCACGCTGTGCGATGCCTATCACTGCTCAATGCAGACCGGCACCAACACCAACCGGCTGTTCCTGTGGACCGGCAGCAACGATCCGCTGGGCAAGGGCGGCGGCCCTGCGATCAACAATCCCGACGACGATCTGGCCAAGCCCGATGCCGCCAGCAGCCCGCGCTTTTTCTGGACGACCTACCCCGAAAGGCTGGAGGCGGCGGGCGTCAGCTGGCGGGTCTATCAGGATATGGCGGACAATTTCACCGACAATCCTTTGGCCAACTTCCTGCAATATCGCGCGGCCCATCGCGGCGATAAGGACTCGCGCAAGGTGCTGGCCGAGAAGGGGCTGAGCACGCAGGCGCTCGACGCGCTGCGCGCCGATGTGCTGGCCGACCGCCTGCCGCAGATCAGTTGGGTGGTGGGCACGGCGGAAGGATCGGAACACCCCGGCCCCTCCAGCCCGGCGCAGGGCGCGGCCTATACGGCGAAGGTGATCGAGGCGCTGACCGCCAATCCCGCCGTCTGGGCGCGCACCGTGCTGTTCATCAATTTCGACGAGAATGACGGCTTTTTCGATCACGTGCCCCCTCCCGCCCCGCCCTCGCCCGATGCCGATCTGCCGGGCGGCTTCGCCGGCTCCAGCACCGTTTCCACGCTGGGCGAATATCACAACCTGCGCGCGCCGGGCGCCGAGGGCGACGATCTCAACCTGCGCGGGCGGCCCTATGGGCTGGGGCCGCGCGTGCCGATGTATGTGCTCTCACCCTGGTCGCGCGGCGGGCGCATTCATTCGGAGGTCTCCGACCACACCTCGGTGATCCGCTTCATGGAGCGCCGCTTCGGCGTGCAGGAGCCCAACATCAGTCCGTGGCGCCGCGCGGTGTGCAGCGATCTGACCAGCGCTTTCGATTTCGCTCACAGCGCGCCGATGCAGCCTCTCCTGACTCCGGCGATGTCCGCGACCATGGCCGCGGCGCCCGATCGCGGCGCGCGGGCCCATGCCATCGCCAAACAGCCCGACGCCCACCCGCCCGAAAACCAGCCTTTGCCCGCGCAGCATCCCGGCATCCGCCCGGCCTGTCCGGTACGCTATCGGCTGGAAGTGTCCGGAGGCGTTACGGATGACAGCATAGCGCTGACCTTCTCCGCCGCAGAGGGGCTGGCGGGCGTGTTTCAGGTCTATGACCGGTTGCGGCTCGATCTGGTGCCCCGCCGCTTCACCGTCGAGCCGGGCAAGCAGGTGACCGACCATTGGCCGCTGCATGGGGCAGACAAGGCCTATGATCTGTGGGTGCTGGGGCCCGCCGGTTTCCATCGCGCTTTTGTCGGCACGGCAGCGGCGCGAGAGCCCGGCCTCACCTGGTCGATCAGCGATGGCCGCCTGAACCTGACCGTCAGGCCGGGGCATGGCGGGGTGAAGGTTTCCCCGCAGGCCTATCTCGCCCATCACCACGACTGGTCCCCGGACACCGAGGGCGGCAGCATGGCATGGGCGCTGGCCCCCACCCACGGCTGGTATGATCTTCTGGTCGAGGCACCGGGCGGCTGGCAGAGGCGGCTGGCGGGGCGCGTCGATGGCGCATGGCAGGCCATCACCGATCCAGCCGGCGTGCCATAACGCCGGATCCGTTCGGTCCGATCCCTTTACCGGTCGAGGTCGGCGCGCGATTCCAGCAGGATATAATCCTGTCCATCCGCGCGCCCCTGACCGATCGGCATAAAGCCGTTGGCCGCGTAAAAGGCGAGCGCAGCCGTGTTCCGGGACACACATTTGAGCCGATAGGGCCTTGCCGGCCAATCCGGCAAGGCGCGCAGCAGCACCTGCCCGATGCCACGACGCAGAAAAGCGGGATGGACATGCAGATGGTGAATGAAGTCGTCCGCCTCCCAGACCGAGACAAAGCCCGCCACTGTCCCGCCCTCCAGCGCGATCATCTGCATTTCGCCCTCGGTCTGACTGTCGAAATCATCGAGGGCCTGCGCCGATGATGGCTCCCAGACGAAGGCTGTCCGGCGGGATTGCATAAACAGATCACGCAGGCCCGGCAGGTCTTCCGGCACAGTCTGACGAATGATCACCGTCGCTCCTGTCGATCAACATATCGTTCCAGCGCGGATATATCGCGGGCCATGACAGGCGCCACCGGAAAAGCCCACGCCATCATGCAATCGAGGCTATTGCAAATCATTCGCATGTTACTATGAGGCAGGCGCATGACCGCCTCGCCGCCCATTCCCGCCCCTCGCCCGGAGAGGATGAAGCATGCATCGCGCCCTCCGCTGCGCGGCATCGAGCTGGGGATCACTTGCGCGGTGCATGCTCTGGCGGTGGCGGCAGGGGCTTTGGCGTTCAACTGGCAGGATACCGGCGAGGAAGGACGCAAGCCCTTGCCGCAAACAGTGCTTGTTGCGATGCACCATCAGGATCAAACGCCTACCTCTGCGAAAGCGGCTGCCGCCGCCGACACGCCAAAGCCTGCCCCCTTAGCCAGCAGGCCCGCCCCCATCCGGTCCGACGATCCCATGCCCGCCCTGCCGCAGGATGATGAAGCACCTGCACCGCCCGCTGCGCCAGAGGGACGCGAGGCCCCCGCGCAGGAGGTCCAGTCCTATCGCCGCGCGATCATGGCCCGGCTCGAAGCGCGGCGCTTCTATCCCGATGCCGCCCTGCGGGGCGACTGGCAGGGCAGCGGCGCGGTCCTGTTCCGCATCGAGCGCAGCGGGCGCCTGCTAGACGCCACTATCGCCAACAGCACCGGCCATGACGCTCTGGACAAGGCCGCGCTTGGCATCGTGCAGCGCGCCTCGCCTTTCCCCGCCATCCCCGACAGCCTGCCCGACGAACTGGCCATCACCATGCCCGTCGCCTTCCTGCTCGAACATCCCTCGGGCGCGCAACCATGAGCGGCAGCGATGCGGCGATCGTCGCCCATCATCAGGCCTCGCTGACGGCCTATGTCCGCTCGCTGGTGGACTCGCCGCCGGTGGCCGCCGATATCGTGCAGGAGACATGGGCCCGCGCAATCCCCTCGCTGCGCAGCGGCAAGGTCGAGAACCCGCGCGCCTTCCTCTATCGCGTGGCGCGCAATCTGGTGAATGACGGCGCCCGCCACCACAGGAAATGGTCGCCCTGGCTGGGCGGCGAGGAGATGGCCGCGGCCATCCCCGACGACACCCCCGACCCCGAGCGCCATGCGCTGGCCCAGAACCAGTTGCGGATCGTGCTGGATCTGGCCGAGGCCCTGCCTCCGCGCTGCCGCGAAATCTTCACGCTGCGCAAGCTGGAGGGGCTCGACCAGAATGAGATCGCCGGGCGGCTGGGCATCACACGCGGTGCGGTGGAAAAGCAGTTGCGCCACGCCTTGCTGGTGCTGGCCACCCGCATGGGCGAGATCGAAGGCGCCCTGTGATCCACCTTTCAGCGCCTGTCGATGTCGCGTTTTGCCCGCCCATCCCGTCTTGTAGGATGACACCGCCTGCCGGAGGGATGTGCCATGAATGACAATCAGCCCCCCATCCCCGCCGCCATCGCGCAGCAGGCCGCCGACTGGATCATCCGCCGCGACGATGGGCCGCTGCCGCCCGAGGATCAGCAGGCTTTTGACCAGTGGCTGGCTGTTCCGGCGCATCGCGATGGTTTCACGCGGCTGGAAAGCCTGTGGGGGGCACTGGACGTGCCGCCCCTCGCAAAGCCATCCCCTGTCCGCCCGCGCCGCCGATGGATCGGGGGCAGCATCGCGGCGGCTCTGGCCCTGACCGTGCTGGGCGCGCTGGAGGACTGGCCCATGCTGCTGCGCGCCGACTACACCACCGGTGTCGGTGAGAGGCGCAGCGTCGCTCTGGCCGATGGATCGCATGTCACGCTGGACAGCGGATCGGCCATCGCGGTCGATCTGTCCGGAGCCCGGCGGCGCATTCGCCTGCTGAAGGGCGCGGCGCTGTTTACGGTCGCGCCCGATCGGGCCCATCCCTTCACCGTCGAGGCCGCCGGGGGCAGCGCCACCGCGCTGGGCACCGCTTTTGCCGTGCGCAAAGACGATGACAGGGCCGAGATCGTGGTGACCCAGCACCGCGTGGCCGTAGCAGGCAAAGGCCGCTCCGAAGTGGTGAGCGAAGGGCAGCAAGCCCGGTTCGGCGCGGAAACGCTGAGCCCGGTCGAAGCCGCAGCCGACGGCGCCACCGCCTGGACCAGCGGCAGACTGGTGGTGGTGGACCGCCCGCTGAGCGAGGTGTTGGCCGAGATCGCCCGCCATCGGCGTGGCTATCTCACCGTGACCGGATCGGCGGCGGATCAGCGCGTCAGCGGCGTCTATGATCTGGACCATCCGCTTCTGGCGGTGGAGAACATCCAGCGCAGCCTGAAGCTTCGCGCTTTCCGCCTCTCCGACCGGATCATCATCCTGCATCGCTGACCTTTTTTTCAAAAAAATCTGCGACGCTTGGTCGTCATTTCCATCCCCGCTCCGTCTCCAATTTCGAGAATGCGTCGCAACAGCAAAATTGCGATGCCTGATGGACGACGATGGGGGTCTTGAATGAACGAGATGATCGGGAACGGCCGTGCGGCCGCGCGCCTGCTGGCCACGGCCTTGCTTGCGGGCTCGGCTCTGGCGGGAGGCACACTGCTTTTCGCGGCCAGTGCAGCGGCGCAAAGCTCCCTTGCCACGCATGCCTACACCATTCCGGCGGGCGCGCTGAGCGATGCGCTCAACCGTTTTGCCCAGCAGAGCGGCCTGCAGCTCAACTATGACGCCGCCCTGACCAG is part of the Novosphingobium sp. genome and encodes:
- a CDS encoding histidine-type phosphatase; translation: MIAQPFVRRLRLLGLTLAISLQAALPAQARPTTERIERLVLLYRHGVRAPLPGEAGLADLAPAPMAQWSTAPTLLTPHGAQALTLLARWQAGQWRHLGLLPAHGCPSPHDLTIHANATERTIASAHALAEGFAPGCNLPVEHKPLGQHDALFEPMEAGTATVDGRQAAEDVNRYTGGAPAMAARQTPALSTMERVLGCDRTPAPCHLATMPGAIASSADGHGLSLTGPIDKGSGTAQVFLLEYMEGMPMEHVGWGRTTPQAIALMSPLHAALFDVFDRSPYMARRSGGELARQALTALFAPDQPRLTLLVGHDNNIAALTSLLGASFRVPGLGRNDPPPGGALQLALVKHGDGSTSVKASYVAATPDQVRHLTHFNRRQRPYEQALKLGLCPQPACPAQTFRQRLTARLLPSVTNR
- a CDS encoding sigma-70 family RNA polymerase sigma factor — encoded protein: MSGSDAAIVAHHQASLTAYVRSLVDSPPVAADIVQETWARAIPSLRSGKVENPRAFLYRVARNLVNDGARHHRKWSPWLGGEEMAAAIPDDTPDPERHALAQNQLRIVLDLAEALPPRCREIFTLRKLEGLDQNEIAGRLGITRGAVEKQLRHALLVLATRMGEIEGAL
- a CDS encoding GNAT family N-acetyltransferase → MIIRQTVPEDLPGLRDLFMQSRRTAFVWEPSSAQALDDFDSQTEGEMQMIALEGGTVAGFVSVWEADDFIHHLHVHPAFLRRGIGQVLLRALPDWPARPYRLKCVSRNTAALAFYAANGFMPIGQGRADGQDYILLESRADLDR
- a CDS encoding energy transducer TonB, whose translation is MKHASRPPLRGIELGITCAVHALAVAAGALAFNWQDTGEEGRKPLPQTVLVAMHHQDQTPTSAKAAAAADTPKPAPLASRPAPIRSDDPMPALPQDDEAPAPPAAPEGREAPAQEVQSYRRAIMARLEARRFYPDAALRGDWQGSGAVLFRIERSGRLLDATIANSTGHDALDKAALGIVQRASPFPAIPDSLPDELAITMPVAFLLEHPSGAQP
- a CDS encoding phospholipase C, phosphocholine-specific, with product MIDRRALLRQSLQGAAFASLPAGLAPILARAASVAPDRRTGTIGDVAHIVVLMQENRGFDHYFGTMPGVRGFGDRFPIPLPADPDGTPRTVWDQRDAAASPPRRMRPFPLSTQQDFDLMRMLGTPHTWSNAQAAWDNGRMAHWPEAKTQRAMAYYQQADIPFQWAMADAFTLCDAYHCSMQTGTNTNRLFLWTGSNDPLGKGGGPAINNPDDDLAKPDAASSPRFFWTTYPERLEAAGVSWRVYQDMADNFTDNPLANFLQYRAAHRGDKDSRKVLAEKGLSTQALDALRADVLADRLPQISWVVGTAEGSEHPGPSSPAQGAAYTAKVIEALTANPAVWARTVLFINFDENDGFFDHVPPPAPPSPDADLPGGFAGSSTVSTLGEYHNLRAPGAEGDDLNLRGRPYGLGPRVPMYVLSPWSRGGRIHSEVSDHTSVIRFMERRFGVQEPNISPWRRAVCSDLTSAFDFAHSAPMQPLLTPAMSATMAAAPDRGARAHAIAKQPDAHPPENQPLPAQHPGIRPACPVRYRLEVSGGVTDDSIALTFSAAEGLAGVFQVYDRLRLDLVPRRFTVEPGKQVTDHWPLHGADKAYDLWVLGPAGFHRAFVGTAAAREPGLTWSISDGRLNLTVRPGHGGVKVSPQAYLAHHHDWSPDTEGGSMAWALAPTHGWYDLLVEAPGGWQRRLAGRVDGAWQAITDPAGVP
- a CDS encoding FecR family protein is translated as MNDNQPPIPAAIAQQAADWIIRRDDGPLPPEDQQAFDQWLAVPAHRDGFTRLESLWGALDVPPLAKPSPVRPRRRWIGGSIAAALALTVLGALEDWPMLLRADYTTGVGERRSVALADGSHVTLDSGSAIAVDLSGARRRIRLLKGAALFTVAPDRAHPFTVEAAGGSATALGTAFAVRKDDDRAEIVVTQHRVAVAGKGRSEVVSEGQQARFGAETLSPVEAAADGATAWTSGRLVVVDRPLSEVLAEIARHRRGYLTVTGSAADQRVSGVYDLDHPLLAVENIQRSLKLRAFRLSDRIIILHR